The Siniperca chuatsi isolate FFG_IHB_CAS linkage group LG12, ASM2008510v1, whole genome shotgun sequence genome has a segment encoding these proteins:
- the LOC122885237 gene encoding ADP-ribosylation factor-like protein 4C, protein MGNSFSNISAFQSLHIVMLGLDSAGKTTVLYRLKFNEFVNTVPTIGFNTEKIKLSNGTAKGISCHFWDVGGQEKLRPLWKSYSRCTDGIIYVVDSVDVDRLEEAKTELHKVTKFAENQGTPLLVIANKQDLPKSLPVADIEKQLALHELTPSTTYHIQPACAIIGEGLHEGMDKLYEMILKRRKSLKQKKKR, encoded by the coding sequence atGGGCAACAGCTTCTCCAACATCTCTGCCTTCCAGTCTCTTCACATCGTCATGCTGGGTTTGGACTCTGCTGGGAAGACCACAGTCCTTTACAGACTCAAATTTAACGAATTTGTCAACACGGTTCCCACGATCGGGTTCAACACCGAGAAGATCAAGCTGAGTAACGGCACCGCGAAGGGCATCAGCTGTCATTTCTGGGACGTGGGGGGCCAGGAGAAGCTGAGGCCCCTGTGGAAGTCCTACAGCCGGTGCACCGACGGGATCATTTATGTTGTGGACTCTGTGGACGTTGACAGGCTGGAGGAGGCCAAGACCGAACTGCACAAAGTCACCAAGTTTGCGGAGAACCAGGGCACGCCGCTGCTGGTCATCGCCAACAAGCAGGACCTGCCCAAGTCTCTCCCAGTGGCGGATATTGAGAAGCAGCTGGCTCTGCACGAGCTCACCCCCTCCACCACCTATCACATCCAGCCTGCATGCGCTATAATAGGTGAGGGGCTTCACGAGGGTATGGACAAACTGTATGAAATGATACTGAAGAGGAGGAAATCCctcaaacagaagaagaagcgaTAA